From one Salmo salar chromosome ssa09, Ssal_v3.1, whole genome shotgun sequence genomic stretch:
- the LOC106611058 gene encoding tubulinyl-Tyr carboxypeptidase 1: MLRTTVGCVGVDERDEEQEDEGEEDLRDGGVPFFVNRGGLPVDEETWEQMWRHVARIHPNGEAIGKRIRGASDLPKIPTLSVPTYQPTTSIPQRLEAIQKYIRDLQYNHTGTQFFEIKKSRPLTALMDIAKEMTRESLPIKCLEAVILGIYLSNSMPGVERFPLSFKTQFSGNQFCHIVLGMHSGGRFGALGISRREDLMFKPLEFRTLADLVQEFEGAYRGYWHTLRKVKIGQYVSHDPHSVEQIDWKHSIIDVDKLTKEELRRELERHTRDMRLKIGKAAPPSPTKDRKSNMGSPLRNPGSPMRRNSRIERRPSGEKKVLDPKQPPDMNGYQIRV; the protein is encoded by the exons ATGCTGAGGACCACagtggggtgtgtgggggtggatgagagagatgaggagcAGGAGGATGAAGGTGAAGAGGACTTGCGGGATGGAGgtgtgcccttctttgtgaacaGGGGAGGCCTACCGGTGGATGAGGAGACTTGGGAGCAGATGTGGAGGCATGTGGCCCGGATTCACCCTAATGGTGAGGCCATAGGGAAACGCATCCGGGGAGCCAGTGATCTGCCCAAG ATTCCAACACTGAGTGTGCCTACATACCAGCCAACCACCAGTATCCCACAGCGCCTGGAAGCCATACAGAAATACATCAGGGACTTGCA GTACAATCACACAGGAACACAGTTTTTTGAAATCAAGAAGAGCAGGCCTCTTACTGC GTTGATGGACATCGCCAAGGAGATGACCCGGGAGTCACTACCAATCAAGTGTCTGGAGGCAGTGATCCTTGGAAT TTACCTCAGCAACAGCATGCCAGGTGTGGAGCGCTTCCCCCTCAGCTTTAAGACGCAGTTCTCAGGGAACCAGTTTTGCCACATCGTGCTGGGGATGCACAGCGGTGGCCGCTTCGGAGCACTGGGCATCAGCCGACGGGAGGACCTCATGTTCAAACCCCTGGAGTTCCGCACGCTTGCTGACCTGGTGCAGGAGTTTGAGGGGGCCTACAGGGGCTACTGGCACACCTTGAGGAAGGTGAAGATTGGTCAGTATGTGTCCCATGACCCCCACAGTGTGGAACAGATAGACTGGAAACACTCCATAATAGACGTGGACAAACTGACCaaggaggagctgaggagagagctggagagacacACCCGGGACATGAGGCTGAAG ATTGGGAAGGCTGCGCCCCCTTCACCCACCAAAGACAGGAAGAGTAACATGGGCTCGCCCCTCCGTAACCCAGGCAGCCCCATGCGCAGGAACAGCCGCATCGAGAGACG TCCATCTGGAGAGAAGAAAGTTCTTGATCCGAAGCAACCTCCAGACATGAATGGATATCAGATTCGAGTGTGA
- the angel1 gene encoding protein angel homolog 1 isoform X2, whose protein sequence is MKKSTVKEVMGSEPEKDRKEPVLVTLEGRLLGGVKEDEPEVRDGVEEDGVREEGQKQQDQEQTILYSEKLMRDDGVQEAPCSPTEESENSNPALELTTETSEVQNPSVKDSRTTDDKVMVHVQLEQIVEKMSMGESVTKAQMQKPKWESQTAAGLDLSSFVDPHASTSEVPAEIWDPGLDLVSLLCEAEAQTQPWESRAQPPPRGWHFPIGPGLEEVLFCPSTAFPSMSYYPHSLERETFEVVWRVWEELSETHTAPEPPQRTPSEPRPLFDFTVMSYNILAQDLLEANQELYTHCPLGVLSWEYRFPNLTQEFKKWEPDILCLQEVQENHFTEQLHPVLRDMGYTCVYKRRTGTKTDGCVVCYRSNRFSQVSESLLEFYRPECELLDRDNVGIVLLLQPIITQGSEVTAKGPPLCVATTHLLFNTRRGDVKLTQLAILLAEIDYIVRNCKVKGEHCNVVLCGDFNALPNMPLYQLITTRQLYYHGLPAWMISGQEDLSYNIHHRRVFAPLWPSTVGIDDNCQYTTVNDPKSQVTSTQSPERNLQYNHGYLRQLRFCEAACVRPQDLELIPGVTDNTPDPEDKHPYTTRFRQTISHYLNLRSAYGHFIPGTDRAEVTTLHSEVGATVDYIFYSPRRGISGADQKGGGQRQSEGLKLLGRLSLLPEEDLWSMNGLPNEMFPSDHLSLLAKFQLDLNPV, encoded by the exons ATGAAGAAAAGCACTGTGAAAGAGGTGATGGGGTCTGAACCAGAGAAAGACAGGAAAGAGCCTGTATTAGTAACTCTGGAGGGTCGGCTGCTTGGTGGAGTGAAGGAAGATGAGCCAGAGGTGAGAGACGGCGTGGAGGAGGACGGGGTCAGAGAGGAAGGTCAAAAGCAGCAGGACCAGGAGCAGACTATCCTCTACTCAGAGAAGCTCATGAGGGATGATGGCGTGCAGGAGGCTCCCTGTTCCCCCACAGAGGAGTCTGAGAACAGTAACCCAGCGCTGGAGCTAACAACAGAGACATCTGAAGTACAGAATCCATCAGTCAAGGACAGCAGGACAACAGACGATAAAGTGATGGTCCATGTCCAGTTAGAACAGATAGTGGAAAAGATGAGCATGGGAGAGTCAGTAACCAAGGCCCAGATGCAAAAACCGAAGTGGGAGAGCCAGACTGCAGCTGGACTAGACTTGAGCTCTTTTGTAGACCCACATGCAAGCACTAGTGAAGTGCCTGCTGAGATATGGGATCCTGGGCTGGACCTGGTCTCCCTTCTCTGTGAGGCAGAGGCCCAGACACAGCCGTGGGAGAGTAGGGCTCAGCCCCCACCCAGGGGCTGGCATTTCCCCATCGGCCCTGGCCTGGAAGAGGTGTTGTTCTGCCCTTCCACAGCGTTCCCAAGCATGAGCTACTACCCACattcactggagagagagaccttcgaag TGGTGTGGAGAGTGTGGGAGGAACTCAGTGAGACCCACACAGCGCCAGAGCCTCCCCAGAGGACCCCCTCAGAGCCCCGGCCCCTGTTTGACTTCACTGTGATGTCTTACAACATCCTGGCCCAGGACCTGCTGGAGGCCAACCAGGAGCTGTACACACACTGCCCTCTAGGGGTGTTGAGCTGGGAGTACCGCTTCCCAAACCTCACACAGGAGTTCAAGAAATGGGAACCAGAT ATCCTGTGTTTGCAAGAGGTCCAGGAGAACCATTTTACAGAGCAACTCCATCCTGTCCTTCGTGACATGG GCTACACCTGTGTTTACAAGCGGCGCACCGGCACCAAGACTGACGGCTGTGTGGTTTGTTACCGCAGCAACCGTTTCTCCCAGGTGTCAGAGAGTCTGCTGGAGTTCTACAGGCCAGAGTGTGAGCTGCTGGACCGAGACAACGTGGGCATTGTCCTGCTGCTCCAGCCAATTATCACACAGGGGTCAGAAGTCACTGCCAAGGGCCCACCCCTCTGTGTGGCAACCACCCACCTCCTGTTCAACACCAGGAGGGGTGACGTGAAGCTGACCCAGCTTGCAATACTGCTGGCAGAGATCGACTACATCGTGAGGAACTGCAAGGTGAAGGGAGAGCACTGCAATGTTGTTCTATGTGGGGACTTCAATGCGCTTCCCAACATGCCACTGTACCAACTGATCACGACAAGACAGCTTTACTATCATGGTCTACCTGCCTGGATG ATATCAGGTCAAGAGGACCTGTCCTACAACATCCATCATAGGAGGGTATTCGCTCCCCTTTGGCCAAGCACCGTGGGCATCGATGACAACTGCCAGTACACAACTGTAAATGACCCAAAGAGTCAAGTCACGTCAACCCAGAGTCCAGAAC GGAACCTGCAGTACAACCATGGCTACCTGCGTCAGCTGCGTTTCTGTGAGGCTGCCTGTGTCCGGCCACAGGACCTGGAGCTCATCCCAGGGGTCACTGACAACacacctg ATCCTGAGGACAAGCATCCTTATACAACAAG GTTCAGACAGACCATCTCCCATTACCTGAACCTGCGGTCAGCCTACGGCCACTTCATCCCTGGAACAGACCGTGCTGAGGTGACCACGCTGCACTCCGAGGTAGGAGCTACGGTCGACTACATCTTCTACTCTCCAAGGCGTGGCATTTCTGGTGCTGATCAGAAAG GTGGAGGTCAACGGCAGAGCGAAGGTCTGAAGCTGCTTGGTCGGCTCTCCCTCCTACCAGAGGAGGACCTCTGGTCAATGAACGGTTTACCCAATGAAATGTTCCCCTCGGACCACCTCAGTCTCCTGGCCAAGTTCCAGCTGGACCTGAATCCTGTGTGA
- the angel1 gene encoding protein angel homolog 1 isoform X1 — MIGSAQSLERSMIGSLIFYGLYPLTRLINCVTEPLKKGPSVSINGKKVWDGEVPSKRFTKTQAGLLDLWLSTSSGPPKAKKDPGRVTGEWLKENGALEKEKSKEAEMKKSTVKEVMGSEPEKDRKEPVLVTLEGRLLGGVKEDEPEVRDGVEEDGVREEGQKQQDQEQTILYSEKLMRDDGVQEAPCSPTEESENSNPALELTTETSEVQNPSVKDSRTTDDKVMVHVQLEQIVEKMSMGESVTKAQMQKPKWESQTAAGLDLSSFVDPHASTSEVPAEIWDPGLDLVSLLCEAEAQTQPWESRAQPPPRGWHFPIGPGLEEVLFCPSTAFPSMSYYPHSLERETFEVVWRVWEELSETHTAPEPPQRTPSEPRPLFDFTVMSYNILAQDLLEANQELYTHCPLGVLSWEYRFPNLTQEFKKWEPDILCLQEVQENHFTEQLHPVLRDMGYTCVYKRRTGTKTDGCVVCYRSNRFSQVSESLLEFYRPECELLDRDNVGIVLLLQPIITQGSEVTAKGPPLCVATTHLLFNTRRGDVKLTQLAILLAEIDYIVRNCKVKGEHCNVVLCGDFNALPNMPLYQLITTRQLYYHGLPAWMISGQEDLSYNIHHRRVFAPLWPSTVGIDDNCQYTTVNDPKSQVTSTQSPERNLQYNHGYLRQLRFCEAACVRPQDLELIPGVTDNTPDPEDKHPYTTRFRQTISHYLNLRSAYGHFIPGTDRAEVTTLHSEVGATVDYIFYSPRRGISGADQKGGGQRQSEGLKLLGRLSLLPEEDLWSMNGLPNEMFPSDHLSLLAKFQLDLNPV, encoded by the exons ATGATCGGGTCCGCCCAATCATTGGAGCGGAGCATGATTGGGAGCCTGATATTTTACGGGCTTTACCCGTTAACACGGCTTATAAACTGCGTCACAG AACCCTTGAAAAAGGGTCCCTCTGTGTCCATTAATGGCAAGAAGGTGTGGGATGGTGAAGTCCCTTCCAAAAGATTTACTAAAACGCAGGCAGGCCTGCTGGATCTGTGGCTCAGTACAAGCAGCGGGCCCCCAAAGGCCAAGAAGGATCCCGGGAGAGTGACTGGGGAATGGTTGAAGGAGAACGGTGCACTAGAAAAGGAGAAGAGTAAAGAGGCAGAGATGAAGAAAAGCACTGTGAAAGAGGTGATGGGGTCTGAACCAGAGAAAGACAGGAAAGAGCCTGTATTAGTAACTCTGGAGGGTCGGCTGCTTGGTGGAGTGAAGGAAGATGAGCCAGAGGTGAGAGACGGCGTGGAGGAGGACGGGGTCAGAGAGGAAGGTCAAAAGCAGCAGGACCAGGAGCAGACTATCCTCTACTCAGAGAAGCTCATGAGGGATGATGGCGTGCAGGAGGCTCCCTGTTCCCCCACAGAGGAGTCTGAGAACAGTAACCCAGCGCTGGAGCTAACAACAGAGACATCTGAAGTACAGAATCCATCAGTCAAGGACAGCAGGACAACAGACGATAAAGTGATGGTCCATGTCCAGTTAGAACAGATAGTGGAAAAGATGAGCATGGGAGAGTCAGTAACCAAGGCCCAGATGCAAAAACCGAAGTGGGAGAGCCAGACTGCAGCTGGACTAGACTTGAGCTCTTTTGTAGACCCACATGCAAGCACTAGTGAAGTGCCTGCTGAGATATGGGATCCTGGGCTGGACCTGGTCTCCCTTCTCTGTGAGGCAGAGGCCCAGACACAGCCGTGGGAGAGTAGGGCTCAGCCCCCACCCAGGGGCTGGCATTTCCCCATCGGCCCTGGCCTGGAAGAGGTGTTGTTCTGCCCTTCCACAGCGTTCCCAAGCATGAGCTACTACCCACattcactggagagagagaccttcgaag TGGTGTGGAGAGTGTGGGAGGAACTCAGTGAGACCCACACAGCGCCAGAGCCTCCCCAGAGGACCCCCTCAGAGCCCCGGCCCCTGTTTGACTTCACTGTGATGTCTTACAACATCCTGGCCCAGGACCTGCTGGAGGCCAACCAGGAGCTGTACACACACTGCCCTCTAGGGGTGTTGAGCTGGGAGTACCGCTTCCCAAACCTCACACAGGAGTTCAAGAAATGGGAACCAGAT ATCCTGTGTTTGCAAGAGGTCCAGGAGAACCATTTTACAGAGCAACTCCATCCTGTCCTTCGTGACATGG GCTACACCTGTGTTTACAAGCGGCGCACCGGCACCAAGACTGACGGCTGTGTGGTTTGTTACCGCAGCAACCGTTTCTCCCAGGTGTCAGAGAGTCTGCTGGAGTTCTACAGGCCAGAGTGTGAGCTGCTGGACCGAGACAACGTGGGCATTGTCCTGCTGCTCCAGCCAATTATCACACAGGGGTCAGAAGTCACTGCCAAGGGCCCACCCCTCTGTGTGGCAACCACCCACCTCCTGTTCAACACCAGGAGGGGTGACGTGAAGCTGACCCAGCTTGCAATACTGCTGGCAGAGATCGACTACATCGTGAGGAACTGCAAGGTGAAGGGAGAGCACTGCAATGTTGTTCTATGTGGGGACTTCAATGCGCTTCCCAACATGCCACTGTACCAACTGATCACGACAAGACAGCTTTACTATCATGGTCTACCTGCCTGGATG ATATCAGGTCAAGAGGACCTGTCCTACAACATCCATCATAGGAGGGTATTCGCTCCCCTTTGGCCAAGCACCGTGGGCATCGATGACAACTGCCAGTACACAACTGTAAATGACCCAAAGAGTCAAGTCACGTCAACCCAGAGTCCAGAAC GGAACCTGCAGTACAACCATGGCTACCTGCGTCAGCTGCGTTTCTGTGAGGCTGCCTGTGTCCGGCCACAGGACCTGGAGCTCATCCCAGGGGTCACTGACAACacacctg ATCCTGAGGACAAGCATCCTTATACAACAAG GTTCAGACAGACCATCTCCCATTACCTGAACCTGCGGTCAGCCTACGGCCACTTCATCCCTGGAACAGACCGTGCTGAGGTGACCACGCTGCACTCCGAGGTAGGAGCTACGGTCGACTACATCTTCTACTCTCCAAGGCGTGGCATTTCTGGTGCTGATCAGAAAG GTGGAGGTCAACGGCAGAGCGAAGGTCTGAAGCTGCTTGGTCGGCTCTCCCTCCTACCAGAGGAGGACCTCTGGTCAATGAACGGTTTACCCAATGAAATGTTCCCCTCGGACCACCTCAGTCTCCTGGCCAAGTTCCAGCTGGACCTGAATCCTGTGTGA